The DNA sequence GGTCCGGTGAAGACGGTTCCCGGGCGGACGACCGACATCGTCGTGGTCGGCGCCGGCCTTTCGGGGCTGGCGGCGGCGCTGCACCTCGCCGGGCGCGGCCGGCGGGTCACCGTCCTCGAGCGAGGATCGGGGCCCGGCGGCCGGGCCGGCCGGGTCGAACTGGACGGCTACTCGCTCGACACCGGGCCGACCGTGCTGACCATGCCCGGCATCGTGCGCGACACCTTCGCCGCGGTCGGCGCCGACATGGCCGGATACCTGCCGTTGCGGCGGCTGGATCCGGCCTACACGGCGTCCTTCGCCGACGGCAGCCGGCTGGCGGTGCATTCGGACGCCGAGGCGATGGCCGATGCGGTCCGCGCGTTCGCCGGCCCGGCCGAGGCCGCCGGCTACCTCAGGTTGCGCCGATGGCTGACCCGGCTCTACACGGCCGAGTTCGACCGGTTCGTCGCCTCGAACATCGACTCGCCGCTGGGCCTCGTTTCCCGCGATCTCGCCCGGCTGGCCGCCCTCGGCGGGTTCCGCCGTCTCGAGCCGAGGATCTCGTCGTTCCTCGGCGACGAGCGGCTGCGCCGGGTCTTCACCTTCCAGGCGCTCTACGCGGGTGAGTCGCCGATGCGGGCCTTGGCGCTGTACGCCGTGATCTCCTACATGGACACCGTGGGCGGTGTGTTCTTCCCCGAAGGCGGCATCGCCGCACTGCCTCGCGCGCTGGCCGCGGCGGCCGAAGCCGCCGGTGTGCGGTTCCGCTACGACGACGGGGCCGCTGCGCTGGAACGCCGCGGCGACCGGGTGACCGCGGTGCTGACCACCACCGGAGACCGGATCGCCTGCGACGCCGTCGTCCTCACCGCGGAGCTGCCGGAGAGCTACCGGCTGCTGGGCCGGACCCCGCGCCGCCCCCTCGCCCTCTCCCCCGCGCCGTCGGCGCTGGTCGTGCACGTGGGCGCCGCCGGGGACTGGCCCGACGTCGGGCACCACAGCATCTCCTTCGGCGACCGGTGGGCCTCGACGTTCCGCGAGCTGATCACCGAAGGACGGCTGATGAGCGACCCCTCGCTGCTGATCACCCGGCCCACCGTCAGCGATCCGGGCTTGGCGCCGGCGAAGCGGCACCTGTTCTCGATCCTCGCGCCGACGCCGAACCTCCAGCGCGCCCCGATCGACTGGGCCCGCGAAGCCGAACCCTATGCGGCGGCGGTGCTCGACGTAGCCCGCAAACGCCTGCTGCCCGGTCTGGAGGTGGAGATGTCCCACGTGATCAGCCCCGCGGACTGGGCCGCGCGCGGCATGGTCGCCGGCACCCCGTTCAGCTACGCGCACTCGTTCGTCCAAACCGGACCGTTCCGGCCGCGGAACCTGCCGCGGGGTGTGGAGAACGTCGTGCTCGCCGGCGGCGGCACGGTTCCCGGCGTCGGCGTCCCGACCGTCCTGCTGTCCGGGCGGCTGGCCGCAGACCGCGTCACCGGGCCGGAGGGTGCGCGATGACCCGCAGGGAACTGGACGCCGCGGGCATCCACGAGCCGGTCCTGCGCTCGGCTTACCAGCGGTGCCGGGAGCTGAACGCGCGCCACGGCCGGACCTACTTCCTCGCCACGAGGCTGCTGTCCCCGCCCCAGCGCCCGGCCGTCCACGCCCTCTACGGTTTCGCCCGGTGGCTGGACGACATCGTCGACGAACCGGCCCCGGGATCGACACCCGCCACGATCGCGGCCGAGCTCAAGGCCGTCGAGAAGCGGTTCTTCGCGGCGTTCGGCGCCGGCCACAGCGACGACCCGCTGCTCGCGGCCGTCATCGACACCTGCGCGCGCTACGGCATCGCGCGGGCGCACTTCCGCTCGTTCTTCCGGTCGATGCGGATGGATCTGACCGTGACCGACTACCCGCAGCGTGCCGCGCTCGACGACTACGTGCACGGCTCGGCGGAGGTCATCGGCCTGCAGGTACTGCCGGTGCTCGGCACCGTCACCGGCCGGGACGAGGCCGCACCCCACGCGGCGGCACTGGGAAAAGCGTTCCAGCTGACCAACTTCCTGCGCGACGTGGCCGAAGACCTCGCCCGTGACCGGGTCTACCTCCCGGCCGACGAGCTGGCGGAGTTCGGGGTGGACCGCGACCGGCTGGCCTGGTGCGCCGAACACGGCCGGGCCGACCAGCGGGTACGGGACGCTCTCGCCGCCCAGATCGCCACCACCAGAACGGTCTACGACCAGGCCCGGCCCGGGATCGCCATGCTGCACCCGGTGTCGCGCGCCTGTGTGGCCACGGCGTTCCGGCTGTACTCGGAGATCCTCGACCGCATCGAGCGCGCCGGGCACAACGTCTTCGCCGGCCGGGCGGCCGTGCCGCGCTCACGCCGGATGGCGATCGCCGCCGGCGCGCTCACCCGGGCCCAGTGGCTGCAGCTGCGCAACCCCGCGCCGGCTCCCGTGGCGGTGTCGTGACCATGGGCAAGCTGGAATACCTCGCCGTCCTCGGCGGGTGCGTCCTGGTCACGTTGCCGCTCGAGCTGGCGGGCGCCCGGGTGTACCGGCGGCCGGGCCGGCTCGTGCGCGCGATCCTGCCCGTGGCGCTGGTCTTCCTGGTGTGGGACGCGATCGCCATCGCCCGCGGGGTCTGGGACTACGCGCCCGAGAGCCTCACCGGGATCATGGCCCCGTTCGGCATCCCGCTCGAAGAGGTGCTCTTCTTCGTGGTCATCCCGATCTGCGGGATCCTCACCTACGAAACGGTCGGCCTGATCGTGCCGGTGGTGCGGCGCCTCGCCTCGAGGCGGGTGCGGCGGTGATCCCGTGGGGCTACACGGTGCCCGCCGTGGTCGCCGTGGTCGCGGTCGTCGCCCTCGAACTCCGCGTCCTGCGGACCGGGCTGTTCCGCAAACCCGCCTACTGGGCGGCCGTCGTCATCGTGACCGGCTTCCAGATCCCGGTGGACGGCTGGCTGACCAAGCTGTCCCACGCCATCGTGCGGTACGACCCCCGGCACATCACCGGGCTCCGCTTCCCCTGGGACATCCCGGTCGAGGACTTCCTGTTCGGCTTCGCCCTGGTGACCGCGGTCCTGCTGCTGTGGGAGCGCGCGGCACGGAAGGAGGACACCCGATGAGCTCCCTGTCGGAAGACGGCCTGCCCCGCGCCCAGGTCCCGGCGGCCTTCGACACCGAAGCGGCGTCCTACGACCGCCTGGTCGGCGCCAACCCCGGTTACCACAAGCACCTCCGGTGGTCGGCCCGGCGGCTCGGCCTGCCCGGTGCCGGCGCCGGGTTGCGCATCCTCGACGCGGGCTGTGGCACCGGCGCGTCGACCGCGGCCCTGCTCGACGTCTACCCGGCCGCCGACGTCACCGCCTTCGACGCCTCGGCGGAGATGCTCGCGCAAGCCCGGCGCAAGCGCTGGCCGAAACCGGTCGAGTTCGTGCACACCACGGTCGAGGACCTGGGCGACTCGGGGATCACCGGCCCGTTCGACGCGATCCTCGCGGCCTACCTGGTGCGCAACCTCGCCGATCCGGACGCCCGGCTGCGCGGTCTCGGCGCGCTGCTCGGCCCCGGCGCTCCGATCGCCCTGCACGAGTACTCGGTCGCCGACTCGGCGCGGGCCAGGCTCGTCTGGAACGTCGTGTGCGCCACGATCATCATCCCGCTGGGCCGGTTCACCACCGGCGACGCGACGCTCTACCGGCACCTGCGGCGCAGCGTGCTCGGCTTCGACGGCGTCGGCGCGCTGCGCGACCGTCTCGGCGCCGCGGGATTCACCGACGTGCGCTCGGCGACGATGTCCGGCTGGCAGCACGGGATCGTGCACACGTTTCTCGGCCGCAAAGCCCGGGCAGCCGTGTGAGCGCGCCTCTCGGGCGCGATCGCCGGATCGCCCACCACCCCGCGCCGGCCGGGCTGCCGTCGGCCGACCGGCTGGACCGGCGGCCGAAGGTGGCCGTCATCGGCGGGGGCATCGCCGGGCTGACCGCGGCGACCGGCCTCGCCGAACGCGGGGCCGAGGTGACGATCCACGAACGGGAACCGTATCTCGGCGGCCGGGTCGGTGGCTGGCCCGCCCGGCTGGCCGACGGTACCGGCGTCACCATGAGCCGGGGCTTCCACGCGTTCTTCCGGCAGTACTACAACCTGCGCGCGCTGCTGCGGCGCACCGACCCCCGGCTGGACCGGCTCGCACCGCTCGAGGACTACCCTCTGCTCGACGCCCACGGCCGCACCGACACCTTCGCCGGGCTGCCGCGGACGCCGCCGCTGAACGCGCTCGCGTTCGCCTGGCGCAGCCCCACTTTCCGGCCCCGCGACCTGCTGGCGCTCGACCCGCGTGCCGCGCTCCCCCTGGCCACCGTCGACGTCCCCGGGGTCTACGACCACCTCGACCACCTCGACGCCGCCGCCTTCCTCGACCGGCTGAAGTTCCCGGCCGCGGCGAAGCACCTGGCGTTCGAGGTCTTCTCCCGGAGTTTCTTCGCCGATCCCCGCGACCTGTCGGCCGCGGAACTCGCCGCGATGTTCCACATCTACTTCCTCGGCTCGAGCGAGGGCCTGGTCTTCGACGTGCCGACCGAGCCCTTCCCCCAGGCCCTCTGGTCGCCGTTGGCGGACTACCTGGCCGAGCGGCGCACGGACATCCGCACCGGCAGCGCCGTCGAAACGATCGACCGGCGCGGTGGCGTGTTCCGGGTTACCACCGCGCGGGGGCCGGCGGAGGAGTTCGACGCGGTCGTGCTGGCGTGCGACCTGCGCGGCCTCCAGGCGATCGTCGACGCCTCGCCCGCGCTCGGCACTCCGGCGTGGCGCTCCTCGATCGCCGGGCTCCGGCCGGCACCGGGGTTCCTCGTCCGCCGGTTGTGGCTCGACCGGCCGCTGAGGCCGGAGCGGCCGGCTTTCCTCGGTACCGGCAGCCTGGTCCCGCTGGACAACATCAGCGTCCTCGACCGGTTCGAGGGCGAAGCCCGCCGCTGGGCGCGGGACACGGGCGGCTCCGTGGTCGAGCTGCACGCCTACGCCGCCACGACGTCCGATGTGGACAGTCTGGCGAAGCAGCTGGACGAACGCCTGCACGAGATCTACCCGGAAACCGCGGCGGCCCGCACGATCGACGACATCACGGTGTGGCGGGAAGACTGCCCGCTGTTCGGCGTGGGCTCCTTCGCCAGCCGGCCGACGGTGACCACCACGACCCCGGGCCTGGTGCTCGCCGGCGACGGCGTCCGCGTCGACCTGCCGGTCGCGCTGATGGAACGCGCGGCGACCACCGGCTGGACCGCCGCGAACCGGCTGCTGACCGGCTGGGGCGTCGCGGGCCACCCCCTCCGTTCGGTGCCCAACCGGGGCCGCCTCGGCCTGCTCAACCGCCTCGCCGCCCGGACGAAGGACACCCGATGACGAGCGCCTCGATCGCCCTGTTCACCCGGGACCTGCGGGTGCACGACAACCCCGTCCTGCACGCCGCCGCCGCGGCGGGCCGGTGCATCCCGCTGTTCGTGCTCGACGACGCGATCACGACCCGCCCGTTCAACCGCCCCAACCGGGCGGCCTTCCTGGCCGACAGCCTGAAGGACCTCGACGCCGGGCTCCGCGGCCTCGGCGGCCACCTCGTCCTGCGCCGGGGCGCGGTGGTCGAGGAGGTGCTCCGACTGGTCCGCGACCACGCGGTCGGCGAAGTCCACGTCGCGGCCGACGTCAGCGGCTTCGCACACCGACGCGAAGACGCCCTTCGCGAGGCTCTCGGGCGCGAAGGCGTCGCGTTGCACGTCCACGAGGCGTCCATCACCGCGGTCGCGCCGCGTTCGGTGACGCCGTCCGGCGGCAACGACCACTTCGCGGTGTTCACGCCGTACTTCCGCAAGTGGTCGGGTGCGCCGAAGCGGGGTGTCCTGCGGCCGCCGGGGCGGCTCACCGTGCCCCGCCTCCGTTCCGCGGCCCTGCCGACGCCGGACCGGATCCGCGCCGGGGACCGCTCGCCCGACCTCGCCCGGGGTGGCGAGGTGGCCGGGCGTGAGCTGATGGCGCGCTGGGTGGCCGAGGCGATCGACGACTACGAGGCGCTCCACGACGACATGGCCGGCGAAGGGACCTCACGGCTATCACCGCACCTGCACTTCGGCACGGTGTCGGTCACCGAGCTGCTGCACCGCGCCGGGACCGGATCCGCGGGCGCCCGGGCGTTCACCCGGCAGCTGGCCTGGCGCGACTTCCACCACCAGGTGCTCGCGGCCCGGCCCGAGTGCGCCACGGAGGACTACCGCCCCCGCGCGGACCGGTGGCGCCGGCCGGGCCGGGAATTCGAAGCGTGGTGTTCGGGCCGGACCGGCTACCCGATCGTGGACGCCGGGATGCGCCAGCTCGCCCGGGAAGGCTGGCTGCACAACCGGGCGCGTCTCATCGTCGGCAGCTTCCTGACCAAGACCCTCTACCTGGACTGGCGTCTGGGCGCGCGGCACTTCACCGAACTGCTGGTGGACTGCGACGTGGCCAACAACCAGCTGAACTGGCAGTGGGTGGCCGGCACCGGGACCGACAGCCGGCCGAACCGCGTCCTCAACCCGGTGCTGCAGGCCCATCGTTACGACCCGTCCGGCGACTACGTGCGCCGGTACGTCCCCGAACTGCGCGACATCCCCGGGCCCGCGGTCCACGAACCCTGGAAGCTGAGCGCCGCCGAACTCGCGGAGACCGGGTACCCGCGGCCGCTGGTCGATCTGCGCGACGCCGCGGAGCGGTTCAAGAACGCCCGCGCGAACAACCGAGAAGGAGCTTGACGATGGCCACTCACGACACCGGCGTGGTGATCGTCGGCGCCGGCCTCGCCGGCCTGGCCGCCGCACTGCACCTGCACCGGGCGGGGGTTCCGTGCACCGTGCTCGAAGCCTCCGACGACGTCGGCGGGCGGGTGCGCACCGACGTCGTCGACGGCTTCCGCCTCGACCGGGGCTTCCAGATCCTCAACCCGGCCTATCCGGCCATCCGGCGGCTCGTGGACGTCGACGCGCTGCGGCTCGGGCGGTTCTGGCGCGCGGTCCGGGTCGCCGACGACGATCGCCTGTCGCTGCTCGGCCACCCCCTCGACGCGCCCAAGGCGATTCGGGACGTCGCCGCGCGCCGCTACCTCTCGGTGAAGGACCTGGCCGCCCTGGCCGCGTTTTCCGCCCGCGTCGCCGCCGGTCCGGCGCGCGCGATCGTCCACGGCGAAGACCGCTCCACCGCTGAAGAACTGCGGCTGGCGGGCGTGTCGGAACGCGCGCTGGACACCGTTTTCCGCCCGTTCCTGTCCGGGGTGTTCCTCGAGGCGGAGCTGGCGACGTCCGGCCGCTTCTTCCAGCTCGTGTGGCGCAGCTTCCTGCGTTCCGCGCCGTCGCTGCCCGCGCTGGGGATGGGCGAGCTGCCGCGTCAGCTCGCCCGGCGGCTGCCGTCCGGTTTCGTCCGGACGGGCACGCCGGTCGACCAGGTCCGGCCGGGACTCGTCCGGACGGCGGGCGGCGACACGTGGCGGGCGCGGGCGGTGGTCGTGGCGACCGACGGCAGCACCGCCTCCCGCCTGCTCGACGGGATCCCGGAGCCGGCCTGGAACGGGGTCACGACGTGGTACTTCACCCCACCGGAGACGCCGCTGCCGGAGCCGGTCATCGTGGTCGACGCCCGCGGCGGGCCGGTCGTGAACACGGCGGTGCTCACCGAGGTGTGCCCGACCTACGCCCCGGCGGGCCGGGTCCTCGTCAGCGCGTCGGCGCTCAGCTCGCTGCCGGACACCGAAGTGCGAGCCGCTCTCAGCCGGCTGTACCGCACGGACGCGAGCCGCTGGCCGGTGCTCCGCCGCTACGAGATCGCCCACGGCCTGCCCGTGATGCGCCCACCGCACGAAATCCGCCGCACGGTCGGGCTGGGTGACGGCATCTACGTCTGCGGAGACCACCGGGACACCAGCTCGCTGCAGGGAGCGCTCGCTTCCGGCGGCCGCACCGCTCGCGCCGTTTCGGCCGGCTTGGCCGAGGCTTCGCGGCCGGCCGGGGCGCGTTAGGTCCGCCGCATGCGAGGACAGGCGGCCCTGTGGCTGTTCGCCGACCAGCTCGGGCCCCACTTCCACAGCACGCCGGAGCACCACGGCCGGGAGGTGCTGCTGATCCGGTCGGCCACCGCGTTCGCCGCGAAACCGTTCCACCGGCAGAAGCTGCACCTGGTCCAGGCCGCCCTGTACCGGCTGGCCGAGGACCTCGGCGACCGCGTCACCCTGCTCGACGCCCCGGACTACCGCACCGGGCTGCGCCGCTTCGGGCGGCCGGTGGTGGTGCACGAGCCGAACTCCCACGCCGCGGACGCGCTCGTCCGCCGGCTGCGCGACGAAGGTGCCGTCGAGGCCATCCTGCCCACACCGGGGTTCGTCCGGTCCAAAGACGACTTCGCGGAGTGGGCGTCCGGGCGGACGCGGTTCGTCATGGAGGACTTCTACCGCGACCAGCGCCGCCGGTTCGAGGTGCTCCTGGAACCGGACGGCTCGCCCGCGGGCGGCCACTGGAACTACGACCGCGACAACCGGGAGCCGCCGCCGAAGACCACCCGCCTCGACGTCCCCGCGCCCTGGCAGCCCCGGGAAAACGCGATCGACGAGCGGGTCCGCGCCGAACTGGACCGCGCCGAGCGTACGGGGACGATCCACCCCGTCGGCGTCGACGGCCCGCGCCGGTTCGCGGTCGGGCACGACGAGGCGCAGCGCGCGCTCCGCCGGTTCCTCGACCACCGCCTGGCCGCGTTCGGCCCGCACCAGGACGCGATGCTGACCCACGACTGGGCGATGGCGCACGCCCTGTTGTCGGTCCCGCTCAACCTCGGGATCCTCGACCCGCTGGACGTCGTGCGCCAGGCCGAAGCGCGGTGGCGCGACGGGACGGCGCCGCTCGAAGGCGTGGAAGGCTTCGTGCGGCAGGTGCTCGGCTGGCGCGAGTGGGTGTGGCACCTGTACTGGCACCTGGGCCCGGATTACCTGCGCCGCAACGCGTTGCAGGCGCGGCGGAAGCTGCCGGCGTGGTGGCTCGAGCTGGACGCGGACGCCGTCGAGGCGGCCTGCCTGCGGACCGCGCTGGCCGGCGTCCGCGACCGCGGCTACGCCCACCACATCGAACGGCTGATGGTGCTCGGGAACCACGCGCTGCAGCGCGGGTACGACCCGGCCGAGCTGACCGCCTGGTTCGCCACGGCGTTCGTCGACGGCTTCCCGTGGGTGATGCCCGCCAACGTGATCGGCATGAGCCAGTACGCCGACGGCGGCATCGTCGGGACCAAGCCGTACGCCGCCGGCGGCGCGTACATCCACCGGATGAGCGACCACTGCGGCGGCTGCGTCTACGACCCCAAGCAGCGGACGGGGCCGCGCGCGTGCCCCTTCACCGCGGGCTATTGGGCGTTCCTCGACCGCAACGCCGAGCGGCTGCGCGGAAACCACCGGATGCGGCAGCCGCTGAACGGCTTGCGCCGGCTGGCCGACCTCGACGAGGTCGTCGCCCGGGAAGCGGACCGCGACCACTTCTGAGCCGGCCCACATTGGATGCTGTGGCGCCCGCGATCCGGACCAGGTCGGACGTTCGCGCCGTGATCCGATCTCCTTGCAGCAGGACGGCGGCGACCGTCAGGCCGGAACGGGGGCGTCGCCGGGGATCAGGACGGATTCCCGCAGCACCTCGGCTGGGCCTCCGCACGCGGACCCGGCTCGCGGCCCGGCACCGCACCGGTCCCGGGGAGCACGTTCCGAAGGACTGAGGTGACCACTCCTCAGCTGAGCACGGCCCGTACGCGATCCGCGCGCCTGACCGCGGTCGTCGAACGCGTGGGGATGGCCGGGTCAGCGCCTCGCGGTGGCCAGTGCCGCGCGGATGGCGTTCTCGCCGGCCGGCCGGCCGTTCTCGTCCGAGAACGGCCCGTACGGGGTTCCCCACACCGGAGTGCCCGTCGCCTGCCGCCAGCTGTCGGCCAGCGTCCCGGTGTCCACCACGCCGTACCCGATGGCTGCGAGGAATTCGGTCACCTCCGCTTTCGCCGGCGCGGAGTCCCCGGCGATCGGCAGGTACGAGCGGTCGGCCGCTCCCACCGGGCGGGCGAGTGCCAGCAGGTGTTCGTGGAAGATGTTGTTGAACGCCTTCACGAGCACGGCGTCCGGGATGTAGCGCTGGAGCAGCTCACTCGAGGTGAGCGATCCGCTGTCGAGCTCGGGGATGTGCCCGTCACGCTCGGGGCCGTAGTTGCACGTGTCGATGACCGTCTTCCCGGCCAGGGGCGGGGCGGGCACGTCGGGGAAGGCCGCGACCGGCACCGTGACCACGACGATGTCGCCGGCCGCGGCGGCCTCCCCGCTCGTCGCCGCGGCCGCGCGCGGTCCCAGTTCCGCGACCGTGTCCGCGAGCGTCTCGGGACCGCGGGAGTTGCTGAGCACGACGTGATGACCGGCCTCGACCGCGAGACGCGCGACGGCACGGCCGATGTTGCCACTTCCGATGAATCCCACCGTCGTCATGTCCGACACCTTCCGTCAGCCTGCGGGGAAGTAATGGCCGTTGTCCAGATCGGCGAGCAGGCCGGGCCGGACGGGCTCCCAGCCGAGCGTCCGGCGGGTGCTGCGGCTGGACACCGGAAAGTCCAGCGCGACCACCGCCGCGAGGAACCCGAAGTATCCCGGCAGCATCAGCTCGTCCAGCGGAATGCTCACGGCGGGCAGACCCAGGCGGCTGCCGATGGCCTCCGCGATATCGCGGAACGGGATGCCCTCGTCCTCGACCGCGTGCCAGTACCGGCCGGCCGGGCCCTTCTCCAGCGCCAGGCGGAACAGGGAGGCGGCATCGCGGACGTGGACCGCGTTCCACCGGTTCGCGCCGTCTCCGGGGTAGCCGGCGATGCCCTTTTCCTTCGCGACGGCGATCAGCGTGGTGAGGAAGCCCGCATCGGTCGTGCTGTGCATGATGGTGGGAAGCCGCACGACCGACGACCGCACTCCCCGCTCGGCGAGGCCCGCCACGGCGGCTTCCACGACGTTACGAGCCCGCAGGGTGCCCTTGTGCTCATCGCGGACCGGCAGGGCCGGGTCCTCCTCGGTGGCCGGCCGGTCCAGGGTCCTGCCGTTCCCGGGCGAACCGATGCTCCCGGCCGCGACCAAGGGTTTCCCGGTTCCCGCGAGTGCTTCGCCGTACGCGAGCACGATCGGGAGTTCCGCGGCGGCCACCGCGTCCATCCCGCCGGAGGGAAGCAGGTCCTGCCGGTGCGCGACGTGGATGACGCCGTCGGATTCGGCGGCCGCTTCCTTGAGCCCGTCGAGATCCTCGAGGCTGCCGCGACGCACCTTCGCACCGAGTGCGGACAACGCCGCCGCGGCGGCGTCCGACCGGGCCAGGCCGGTGACCTCGTGCCCGGCGGTGATGAGCTCCGGGACGAGGTGCGAGCCGGCGTGGCCGGTCCCGCCCGTCACAAAAACACGCATGGTTCTCCTGCTCCTCAACGGGATGTGAGTGGTTGTGCCGCGGTTATTCGAAGACGGTGACGCCCAGCGCGACGTCGAACCCCGCGCCGCTGCGGGCCAGGCCCATCAGCAGCAGGCCGGCGCCCTCCAGCCAGTGCGCCATCTCCAGGCCACCCGCGTCCAGCGGGCGCAGCCCGAGGCTCTCGATGAACGCCGACACCCTCGCCTTGGCGCCCGCGTCGTCGCCGGCGAAGACCACGTCCAGCGGGCCGCCCCGGGCCAGGACGTGACCGAAGACGGTGTTGAACGCCTTGACCACGTGCGCGCTCGCCGGGGCGGCCTTGGCGATCTCCTGCGCGCCGGAACTGCCCTCCGGGGTGACCAGCGCGGTGTCGTCGGGGCCGGCGAACGTGTTGGAGATGTCGATGACGACCTTGCCGGCCAGCGCGTCCCCGTACTGGGTGACCACCGGCACGCCACCGGCGTGCGGCACGGCGAGGATGACGAGGTCACCGGCCGGAGTGGTGCCGAACGTCCCGGCCGTGGCACCGCCACCGAGTGCCGCGGCCACCTCCTCGGCCTTGACCGCGTCACGGCCGATGACCTCGACGGTGTGGCCGCCCTCGACCGCGCGGGCGCCGATGGCGCGGGCCATGCTTCCCAGGCCGATGATGCTGACACTGCTCATGATGTGCTGCTTTCCGGAGCCGGACGGGACACGCTGCCCCGTCGTCGTCCACGTCGAGTCGTCGACACCGCCCGGATGACGTGCCTGGGCGGCGTCCTGTTCCCGAGGCTGCCAGCGGCCCGAGCGCGCGTCCAAGACCTCTTTCAGCTGCTGCGATACCCTGGAGGCATCGCCGGACCGGGAGGCTCCATGGATCTGGACCTGCGCAAGGTGCGCTACTTCGTCGCCGTCGCCGGGAAGCTGCACTTCGGCCGCGCCGCCGAGGAGCTGCACATCGCCCAGCCGGTGCTCAGCCGGCAGATCCGCGCGCTGGAAAAGGACCTCGGCGCCGCGCTGCTGACGCGGGACAGCCACGGCGTCACGCTGACCGACGCCGGCAGGCAGCTGCTGGCCGACGCCGGCCCGCTGCTCGCGTCCGCGCACGCGGCCCGCCACCGGGTGAGCGTGGCCGCACGGGGCAGCCGGCGGCTGATGGTCGGCTTCCGGGCAGGGGTGGCGACCGCCCCGGCCGTGAAGCTGTTCGCCGCCCGACACCCGGACGTTCCCGTTGACGTGCAACGGATCGAGAGCGACGACCAGGCCCCGATGCTGCTCGACGGCCGCATCGACGTCGGCTACGTGCGACTGCCCATCGACGAAGCCGGCTTGCGCGTCGCCCCGCTCTACACCGAACCCCGGGTAGCGGTACTGCCCGCGGGCCACCGGTTGGCCGGCAAGGAGGAAGTCACCGAAGCCGATCTGGCCGGCGAGCCGCTGATCTGGCACGCCGACGCCAGCACGCAGCCCACCGGGCGCCCCCACCCCAACGCCGGCTACGTGGTGCGCGGGGTGGACGAAACGCTGGAGCACGTCGCGGCCGGCCGGGGCATCTCGTTCCTGGCCCGTTCGGCGACCGTGTTCTACTCCCACCCGGACATCAGCTACGTGCCCATCCCGGACCTGGCGCCCGAACAGGTATGTCTCGCGGTGGCGGCATCGCGCACCTCCCCGGTGGTCGACGACTTCTTCACCGCCG is a window from the Amycolatopsis sp. NBC_00355 genome containing:
- a CDS encoding lycopene cyclase domain-containing protein, with translation MIPWGYTVPAVVAVVAVVALELRVLRTGLFRKPAYWAAVVIVTGFQIPVDGWLTKLSHAIVRYDPRHITGLRFPWDIPVEDFLFGFALVTAVLLLWERAARKEDTR
- a CDS encoding phytoene/squalene synthase family protein; the encoded protein is MTRRELDAAGIHEPVLRSAYQRCRELNARHGRTYFLATRLLSPPQRPAVHALYGFARWLDDIVDEPAPGSTPATIAAELKAVEKRFFAAFGAGHSDDPLLAAVIDTCARYGIARAHFRSFFRSMRMDLTVTDYPQRAALDDYVHGSAEVIGLQVLPVLGTVTGRDEAAPHAAALGKAFQLTNFLRDVAEDLARDRVYLPADELAEFGVDRDRLAWCAEHGRADQRVRDALAAQIATTRTVYDQARPGIAMLHPVSRACVATAFRLYSEILDRIERAGHNVFAGRAAVPRSRRMAIAAGALTRAQWLQLRNPAPAPVAVS
- a CDS encoding class I SAM-dependent DNA methyltransferase produces the protein MSSLSEDGLPRAQVPAAFDTEAASYDRLVGANPGYHKHLRWSARRLGLPGAGAGLRILDAGCGTGASTAALLDVYPAADVTAFDASAEMLAQARRKRWPKPVEFVHTTVEDLGDSGITGPFDAILAAYLVRNLADPDARLRGLGALLGPGAPIALHEYSVADSARARLVWNVVCATIIIPLGRFTTGDATLYRHLRRSVLGFDGVGALRDRLGAAGFTDVRSATMSGWQHGIVHTFLGRKARAAV
- a CDS encoding FAD-dependent oxidoreductase, with the translated sequence MSAPLGRDRRIAHHPAPAGLPSADRLDRRPKVAVIGGGIAGLTAATGLAERGAEVTIHEREPYLGGRVGGWPARLADGTGVTMSRGFHAFFRQYYNLRALLRRTDPRLDRLAPLEDYPLLDAHGRTDTFAGLPRTPPLNALAFAWRSPTFRPRDLLALDPRAALPLATVDVPGVYDHLDHLDAAAFLDRLKFPAAAKHLAFEVFSRSFFADPRDLSAAELAAMFHIYFLGSSEGLVFDVPTEPFPQALWSPLADYLAERRTDIRTGSAVETIDRRGGVFRVTTARGPAEEFDAVVLACDLRGLQAIVDASPALGTPAWRSSIAGLRPAPGFLVRRLWLDRPLRPERPAFLGTGSLVPLDNISVLDRFEGEARRWARDTGGSVVELHAYAATTSDVDSLAKQLDERLHEIYPETAAARTIDDITVWREDCPLFGVGSFASRPTVTTTTPGLVLAGDGVRVDLPVALMERAATTGWTAANRLLTGWGVAGHPLRSVPNRGRLGLLNRLAARTKDTR
- the crtI gene encoding phytoene desaturase family protein codes for the protein MKTVPGRTTDIVVVGAGLSGLAAALHLAGRGRRVTVLERGSGPGGRAGRVELDGYSLDTGPTVLTMPGIVRDTFAAVGADMAGYLPLRRLDPAYTASFADGSRLAVHSDAEAMADAVRAFAGPAEAAGYLRLRRWLTRLYTAEFDRFVASNIDSPLGLVSRDLARLAALGGFRRLEPRISSFLGDERLRRVFTFQALYAGESPMRALALYAVISYMDTVGGVFFPEGGIAALPRALAAAAEAAGVRFRYDDGAAALERRGDRVTAVLTTTGDRIACDAVVLTAELPESYRLLGRTPRRPLALSPAPSALVVHVGAAGDWPDVGHHSISFGDRWASTFRELITEGRLMSDPSLLITRPTVSDPGLAPAKRHLFSILAPTPNLQRAPIDWAREAEPYAAAVLDVARKRLLPGLEVEMSHVISPADWAARGMVAGTPFSYAHSFVQTGPFRPRNLPRGVENVVLAGGGTVPGVGVPTVLLSGRLAADRVTGPEGAR
- a CDS encoding cryptochrome/photolyase family protein, yielding MTSASIALFTRDLRVHDNPVLHAAAAAGRCIPLFVLDDAITTRPFNRPNRAAFLADSLKDLDAGLRGLGGHLVLRRGAVVEEVLRLVRDHAVGEVHVAADVSGFAHRREDALREALGREGVALHVHEASITAVAPRSVTPSGGNDHFAVFTPYFRKWSGAPKRGVLRPPGRLTVPRLRSAALPTPDRIRAGDRSPDLARGGEVAGRELMARWVAEAIDDYEALHDDMAGEGTSRLSPHLHFGTVSVTELLHRAGTGSAGARAFTRQLAWRDFHHQVLAARPECATEDYRPRADRWRRPGREFEAWCSGRTGYPIVDAGMRQLAREGWLHNRARLIVGSFLTKTLYLDWRLGARHFTELLVDCDVANNQLNWQWVAGTGTDSRPNRVLNPVLQAHRYDPSGDYVRRYVPELRDIPGPAVHEPWKLSAAELAETGYPRPLVDLRDAAERFKNARANNREGA
- a CDS encoding lycopene cyclase domain-containing protein — encoded protein: MGKLEYLAVLGGCVLVTLPLELAGARVYRRPGRLVRAILPVALVFLVWDAIAIARGVWDYAPESLTGIMAPFGIPLEEVLFFVVIPICGILTYETVGLIVPVVRRLASRRVRR